One window from the genome of Schistocerca piceifrons isolate TAMUIC-IGC-003096 chromosome 1, iqSchPice1.1, whole genome shotgun sequence encodes:
- the LOC124786591 gene encoding fizzy-related protein homolog: MFNHSYEKRLYWVPDKNTVSPLKSSNAVNDCSKGDATNSIEYGLQRFRCVRDTVEVSCGPDRFIPRRTRSSWYTKFPMISNNERPGLSSRRRRTREAGESARDVATYTSLLKNELLGCDIERIENSLEESENLQPLDGKNLFQYSSPCKERSMCDASRVSSYSLSPVSAKSEKLLNSPSKVTRKIPKIPFKILDAPELQDDFYLNLVDWSSQNVLGVGLGSCVYLWSAGTGQVTRLCDLSADQDSVTSVAWNEKGNLVAVGTHLGYTQVWDISVNKHIYKTQWHSARVGSLAWNGDSLSSGSRDRLILQRDIRTAGSVPQRSLVAHRQEVCGLKWSPDNQYLASGGNDNRLHVWNLHSLSPCQTYTEHKAAVKAIAWSPHHHGLLASGGGTADRCIRFWNTLTGQPMQSIDTSSQVCNLAWSKHSSEFVSTHGYSQNQILVWKYPSLTQVAKLTGHSYRVLYLAVSPDGESIVTGAGDETLRFWNVFSKTRSQKENKSVLNLYASIR, encoded by the coding sequence ATGTTCAACCACAGCTACGAGAAACGACTCTACTGGGTACCTGATAAGAATACTGTGTCTCCTTTGAAGTCTTCGAATGCTGTAAATGACTGCAGTAAAGGTGATGCCACAAACTCTATAGAGTACGGATTGCAACGCTTTAGATGTGTAAGAGACACTGTTGAAGTTTCTTGTGGACCCGATCGATTCATCCCACGCCGCACTAGATCAAGTTGGTACACTAAGTTTCCTATGATCTCAAATAATGAGCGACCAGGATTGTCTTCAAGGAGGAGAAGGACTCGGGAAGCCGGTGAGTCGGCGAGAGATGTGGCGacatacacttctttgttaaaaaatGAACTGCTGGGGTGTGATATTGAACGCATTGAAAATAGTTTGGAAGAAAGTGAAAATTTACAACCGCTGGATGGtaaaaatttatttcagtattcATCACCGTGCAAGGAAAGATCTATGTGTGATGCTTCACGAGTGTCGTCCTATTCTTTATCACCTGTGAGTGCCAAAAGTGAGAAACTTCTTAACTCCCCCAGTAAAGTTACTAGAAAAATACCGAAAATTCCATTCAAGATTCTGGATGCACCTGAGCTGCAGGATGACTTTTATTTGAATTTGGTTGACTGGTCATCTCAGAATGTACTTGGTGTTGGTCTTGGCAGCTGTGTATATTTATGGTCTGCAGGTACAGGTCAAGTCACAAGACTTTGTGATCTTTCAGCTGACCAAGACTCTGTGACCTCTGTTGCATGGAATGAAAAAGGTAATCTGGTAGCAGTGGGTACTCATCTTGGATACACTCAAGTATGGGATATCAGTGTtaacaaacatatatataaaacaCAGTGGCATTCAGCAAGAGTGGGTTCATTAGCATGGAATGGTGACAGCCTCTCCTCTGGTAGCAGAGACAGGCTTATCTTGCAGCGTGACATACGTACTGCTGGTTCAGTGCCTCAAAGGAGTCTTGTTGCCCATCGGCAGGAAGTTTGTGGTCTGAAATGGTCTCCAGATAATCAGTATCTGGCTTCTGGAGGGAATGACAACCGGTTACATGTATGGAATTTACATTCCTTGTCTCCGTGTCAGACATACACCGAACATAAGGCTGCAGTGAAAGCAATTGCTTGGTCTCCCCACCACCATGGACTACTTGCTAGTGGTGGTGGCACAGCTGACAGATGCATAAGATTTTGGAACACACTTACTGGACAGCCAATGCAGTCCATAGACACCTCTTCCCAAGTTTGCAACTTGGCATGGTCCAAGCATTCTTCAGAATTTGTCAGCACTCATGGATATTCCCAAAACCAGATATTGGTTTGGAAATACCCTAGCCTGACACAAGTTGCAAAATTGACAGGACATTCATACAGAGTTCTTTATTTGGCTGTGTCGCCAGATGGAGAATCAATTGTTACGGGTGCAGGAGATGAAACATTGAGGTTCTGGAATGTGTTCAGTAAGACTCGATCACAAAAGGAGAATAAGTCCGTCCTGAATTTATATGCAAGTATACGATAA